In one window of Lynx canadensis isolate LIC74 chromosome B3, mLynCan4.pri.v2, whole genome shotgun sequence DNA:
- the IRF9 gene encoding LOW QUALITY PROTEIN: interferon regulatory factor 9 (The sequence of the model RefSeq protein was modified relative to this genomic sequence to represent the inferred CDS: deleted 1 base in 1 codon), translated as MLGMASGRARCTRKLRNWVVEQVESGQFPGVCWDDAAKTMFRIPWKHAGKQDFREDQDAAFFKAWAIFKGKYKEGDTEGPAIWKTRLRCALNKSPEFEEVPENGHRDGAEPYKVYRLLPSGTLPAQPGTQKSPSKRHYSSVSSEREEDEGTTKNCILSPSLIEDPLKNEEVGASGEAGHSEFGSSSSSNSPEPQEGTDTTEAPFQGDQVSLESLPPPDSDYSLLLTFIYGGRVVGEAQVQSLDCRLVAEPSGSQYGMEQVVFPKPDPREPTQRLLSQIERGVLVASNSRGLFVQRLCPIPISWNAPQAPPGPGPHLLPSNECVELFRTTYFCRDLARYFQGLGPPPKFQVTLNFWEESPGPSHTPKSLITVQMEQAFARRLLEETPEEQAAALSLLQSLGDPLPPLRSVPPISFERNSFSTLLTWLPW; from the exons ATGTTAGG GATGGCATCGGGCCGGGCACGCTGCACCCGAAAGCTGCGGAACTGGGTGGTGGAGCAAGTGGAGAGTGGGCAGTTCCCGGGGGTGTGCTGGGACGATGCAGCTAAGACCATGTTCCGGATTCCTTGGAAGCATGCAGGCAAGCAGGACTTCCGGGAGGACCAGGATGCCGCTTTCTTCAAG GCATGGGCGATATTTAAGGGGAAGtacaaggagggagacacagaaggccCTGCTATCTGGAAGACTCGTCTGCGCTGTGCTCTCAACAAGAGCCCCGAATTTGAGGAGGTTCCTGAAAATGGCCATAGGGATGGAGCTGAGCCCTACAAGGTGTATCGGCTGCTGCCATCGGGGACCCTCCCTG CCCAGCCAGGGACCCAGAAATCACCATCAAAGCGACATTACAGTTCTGTGTCCTCTGAGAGGGAAGAGGATGAGGGTACCACAAAGAACTGCATACTCAGTCCCTCTTTGATTGAGGACCCCCTCAAAAAC gaggaggtgggggccagTGGGGAAGCAGGCCATTCAGAATTtgggagcagcagcagcagcaacagcccTGAGCCTCAGGAAG GTACAGACACAACAGAAGCCCCTTTCCAAGGAGATCAGGTGTCATTGGAGAGTCTGCCTCCTCCAGACTCAG ACTACTCGCTGCTGCTTACCTTCATCTACGGTGGGCGCGTGGTGGGCGAAGCCCAGGTGCAGAGCCTGGACTGCCGCCTTGTGGCTGAGCCCTCAGGCTCCCAGTATGGGATGGAGCAGGTGGTGTTTCCCAAGCCTGACCCACGAGAGCCCACCCAGCGCCTGCTGAGCCAGATCGAGAGAGGTGTCCTAGTGGCCAGCAACTCCAGAGGCCTCTTTGTGCAGcgtctctgccccatccccatctCCTGGAACGCGCCCCAGGCGCCACCCGGTCCAGGCCCGCATCTGCTGCCCAGCAATGAGTGCGTGGAGCTCTTCAGAACCACCTACTTCTGCAGAG ACCTGGCCAGGTACTTCCAGGGCCTGGGCCCCCCACCCAAGTTCCAGGTGACTCTGAACTTCTGGGAGGAGAGCCCTGGCCCCAGCCACACCCCGAAGAGTCTTATCACAGTGCAG ATGGAGCAGGCCTTTGCCCGACGTTTACTGGAGGAGACTCCTGAGGAGCAGGCAGCCGCTCTCTCCCTGCTGCAGAGCCTGGGAGACCCG CTTCCTCCTCTTCGCTCTGTTCCTCCTATCTCCTTTGAAAGAAACTCATTCTCCACACTGTTGACCTGGCTCCCTTGGTGA
- the REC8 gene encoding meiotic recombination protein REC8 homolog — protein MFYYPNVLQRHTGCFATIWLAATRGSRLVKREYLKVNVVKTCEEILDYVLVRVQPPLPGLPRPRFSLYLSAQLQIGVIRVYSQQCQYLVEDIQHILERLHRAQLQIRIDMVETDLPSLLLPNRLAMMETLEDAPDPFFGMMSVDPTLPSPFSIPQIRHLLEAATPERLLEEIPPEVPMEPMKPDRIPVTVLSPEAITLQEAEPIRMLQIEGERDLPEVSRRDLELLIAEEEEAILLEEREEYKEEPRALEGDTILPSLSPPALAQVEGAAEPLPVPVPEEPKPAGWEPEVLLIEVTPPPELRLPAPPSPERRPPVAPYPVSPPARRRRRRQLLFWDKETQISREKFREQLQTRAHCWECPKVQPPERTIRSPTELFQTPTHSGWLPPELLSFWTRCAQPPPEALRRRPPLEPEEAEEERRRTEALSDIEVLREAQEPSGPLMVSSELSLEAAEEEKTRISLIPSEERWAWAEAEQPEAPALPVVPELPEVPMELPLELPLEPELLSLEAVYRAVAQELQANREPDFSSLVSPLSPRRVAARAFYLLLVLAAQQILRVEQEKPYGRLLMQPGPRFHCG, from the exons ATGTTCTACTATCCCAACGTGCTTCAGCGCCACACCGGCTGCTTCGCCACCATCTG GCTGGCAGCGACGCGTGGCAGCCGGCTGGTGAAGCGTGAGTACTTGAAGGTGAACGTGGTGAAGACCTG CGAGGAAATCCTCGATTACGTGCTGGTACGAGTGCAGCCCCCGCTGCCCGGTCTACCGCGGCCCCGCTTCTCCCTGTATCTCTCAGCCCAGCTGCAGATTGGCGTGATCCGGGTCTACTCCCAGCAATGCCAATACCTCGTAG AGGACATCCAGCACATTCTGGAGCGCCTGCACCGTGCCCAGCTGCAGATCCGCATTGATATGGTAGAGACTGACCT acCCAGCCTGCTGCTTCCTAACCGCCTGGCCATGATGGAGACCCTGGAAGATGCTCCAGACCCCTTTTTTGGAATGATGTCTGTGGATCCCACACTTCCCAGCCCCTTCAGTATCCCTCAG ATTCGACACCTTCTTGAGGCTGCAACCCCAGAGAGACTTCTTGAGGAGATCCCTCCTGAAGTCCCTATGGAGCCAATGAAGCCAG ACAGGATCCCGGTCACTGTGCTGTCCCCAGAGGCCATCACCCTCCAAGAGGCAGAGCCCATACGCATGCTGCAGATTGAG GGTGAACGGGACCTTCCGGAGGTCAGCCGGCGAGACTTGGAGCTGCTGATTGCCGAGGAAGAAGAAGCTATCTTATTAGAGGAACGTGAAG AGTACAAGGAGGAGCCCCGGGCCCTGGAGGGAGACACCATATTACCCTCGCTTTCACCTCCAGCTCTTGCACA GGTGGAAGGGGCAGCAGAGCCACTTCCGGTCCCAGTCCCCGAGGAACCAAAGCCAGCAGGCTGGGAGCCTGAGGTCCTACTTATTG AGGTGACCCCTCCACCAGAGCTGCGTctgccagcccctcccagcccagag AGGAGGCCCCCAGTTGCCCCATATCCTGTGAGCCCACCTGCTCGTCGCCGTCGCCGCCGCCAGTTACTGTTCTGGGACAAGGAGACTCAGATTTCCCGGGAGAAATTCCGGGAACAACTGCAAACCAGAGCCCACTGCTGGGAGTGT CCAAAGGTGCAGCCTCCTGAGAGGACCATCAGAAGCCCCACGGAGCTATTCCAAACCCCAACTCACT ctggctggTTACCCCCAGAACTGCTGTCTTTCTGGACCCGCTGTGCCCAGCCACCCCCAGAAGCACTCAGGCGAAGGCCACCCCTGGAGCCTGAAGAGgctgaggaggaaaggaggaggactGAAGCTCTGAGCGATATTGAG GTCCTGAGAGAGGCCCAGGAGCCCAGCGGGCCCCTCATGGTGTCTTCAG aaCTCTCTCTAGAAGCGGCCGAGGAGGAGAAGACCCGCATCAGCCTCATCCCTTCGGAAGAACGGTG GGCCTGGGCCGAGGCAGAGCAGCCAGAGGCCCCTGCACTGCCTGTGGTACCCGAACTCCCTGAAGTGCCTATGGAGTTGCCTTTGGAGCTGCCCCTGGAGCCCGAGCTGCTGTCGCTGGAGGCTGTGTATAG GGCAGTGGCACAGGAGCTGCAGGCCAACAGGGAGCCCGATTTCAGCAGCCTGGTGTCCCCTCTCAGCCCTCGCAGGGTGGCTGCCCGGGCCTTCTATCTGCTGCTAG TGCTTGCAGCACAACAGATCCTTCGCGTGGAACAAGAGAAGCCATACGGGCGCCTCCTGATGCAGCCGGGGCCCCGATTCCACTGCGGTTAG
- the IPO4 gene encoding importin-4, protein MEPAGLEQILRELLLPDTERIRRATEQLQTVLRDPAALPALCDLLASAADPQIRQFAAVLTRRRLSTHWRRLTAEHRESLKSLVLSAFQRETQHSVSLSLAQLSATIFRKEGLEAWPQLMQLLQHSTHSPHIPEREMGLLLLSVVVTSWPKAFQPHHRELLRLLNETLGEVGSPGLLFYSLRTLTTMAPYLGTDDVPLARMLVPKLIVAMQTLIPVDEAKACEAVEALDELLESEVPIITSHLSEVLTFCLEVAKNVALGDAIRVRILCCLTFLVKVKSKALLKNRLLPPLLHTLFPIMAAEPPLGQLDPEDQDSEEEEVEIGLVGETPKHFAVQVVDMLALHLPPEKLCPLLMPMLEEALRSERPYQRKAGLLVLAVLSDGAGDHIRQRLLSPLLQIVCKGLEDPSQVVRNAALFALGQFSENLQPHISSYSAEVMPLLLAYLKSVPSGHTNHLAKACYALENFVENLGPKVQPYLPELMECMLQPLRNPSSSRAKELAVSALGAIATAAQASLLPYFPTIMEHLREFLLTGHEDLQPVQIQSLETLGVLARAVGEPMRPLAEECCQLGLGLCDQVDDPDLRRCTYSLFAALSGLMGEGLAPHLPQITTLMLLSLRSTEGIVPQYDGSASFLLFDESDGEEEEELMDKDEEEEEDSEISGYSVENAFFDEKEDTCAALGEISVNTSVAFLPYMETVFEEVFKLLECPHLNVRKAAHEALGQFCCALHKACQSCPSEPNTAALQTALARVVPSYMQAVNVERERQVVMAVLEALTGVLRGCGPLALQPPGRLAELCNMLKAVLQRKIACQDTDEEEEEEDQAEYDAMLLEHAGEAIPALAAAAGGDAFAPFFAGFLPLLLCKTKQGCTVAEKSFAVGTLAESIQGLGGASAQFVSRLLPVLLSTAREADPEVRSNAIFGLGVLAEHGGRPTQEHFPKLLGLLLPLLARERHDRVRDNICGALARLLMASPTRKPEPQVLAALLHALPLKEDLEEWVTIGHLFSFLYQSSPDQVVDVAPELLRICSLILADNKIPPDTKAALLLLLTFLARQHTDSFHSALGSLPGDKAQELQAVLGLT, encoded by the exons ATGGAGCCCGCCGGCCTGGAGCAGATCCTGCGGGAGCTGCTGCTGCCGGACACCGAGCGTATCCGCCGG GCCACTGAGCAGCTCCAGACCGTTCTTCGGGACCCGGCCGCCCTGCCCGCTCTCTGCGACCTGCTAGCCTCAGCGGCCGATCCTCAG ATCCGCCAGTTCGCGGCAGTGCTGACCCGCAGACGACTGAGCACCCACTGGCGACGGCTGACAGCTGAGCAtcgggagag CCTCAAGTCCCTGGTTCTGTCGGCCTTCCAGAGAGAGACCCA GCACTCTGTGAGCCTTAGCCTGGCCCAGCTCTCAGCCACCATTTTTCGAAAGGAAGGCCTGGAGGCCTGGCCTCAGCTCATGCAACTTCTTCAGCACAGTACCCACAGCCCTCACATACCAGAGAGAGAG ATGGGGCTTTTGCTGCTAAGTGTGGTGGTGACCTCCTGGCCTAAGGCCTTCCAACCCCACCACCGGGAGCTTCTTCGGCTTCTGAATGAGACCCTCGGTGAGGTGGGCTCTCCTGGGCTCCTCTTTTACTCCCTGCGCACGCTGACCACCATGGCCCCTTACCTGGGCACCGATGACGTG CCTCTTGCGCGGATGTTGGTGCCCAAGCTCATTGTGGCCATGCAGACTCTGATCCCTGTAGATGAG GCAAAGGCCTGTGAGGCTGTGGAGGCCCTGGATGAATTGCTAGAGTCAGAGGTGCCCATCATCACCTCCCACCTCTCTGAGGTCCTCACATTTTGCCTGGAG GTGGCTAAAAACGTGGCTCTGGGTGATGCAATACGTGTTCGTATTCTCTGCTGCCTCACTTTCTTGGTTAAAGTCAAGAGCAAG GCTTTGTTGAAGAATCGTCTTCTGCCACCCTTACTACACACCCTTTTCCCCATTATGGCTGCCGAGCCCCCACTGGGCCAGCTGGATCCTGAGGACCAGgattcagaagaggaagaggtggagaTTGGGCTGGTGGGGGAGACTCCCAAGCACTTTGCTGTACAG GTCGTGGACATGCTGGCACTACATTTGCCCCCTGAGAAGCTCTGTCCCTTGCTG ATGCCCATGCTGGAAGAGGCCTTGCGGAGTGAGAGACCGTACCAGCGCAAGGCCGGGCTCCTGGTGCTGGCCGTACTGTCCGATGGAGCTGGTGACCACATCAGACAGAG ACTGCTGTCCCCACTGCTGCAGATCGTGTGCAAGGGCCTGGAGGACCCATCACAAGTTGTACGCAATGCTGCATTGTTTGCCCTGGGCCAGTTCTCAGAGAACCTACAG CCCCATATCAGCAGCTATTCAGCGGAGGTGATGCCACTGCTCCTTGCCTACCTGAAATCGGTGCCTTCTGGGCACACAAACCACCTAGCCAAGGCCTGTTATGCCCTGGAGAATTTCGTGGAGAACCTGG GGCCTAAAGTGCAGCCCTACCTTCCGGAGCTGATGGAATGTATGCTGCAGCCTCTGAGGAATCCCAGCAGCTCCCGGGCCAAGGAGCTGGCTGTGAGCGCCCTGGGGGCCATTG CCACAGCTGCCCAGGCCTCCCTGCTGCCCTACTTCCCCACCATTATGGAGCACCTGCGGGAATTCCTGTTAACTGGCCATGAGGACCTTCAGCCTGTGCAGATCCAGAGCCTGG AGACACTGGGGGTGCTGGCTCGAGCAGTGGGGGAGCCCATGAGGCCCCTGGCTGAGGAATGCTGCCAGCTAGGGCTGGGCCTGTGTGACCAGGTAGACGACCCTGACTTGCGGCGCTGCAC gtACAGCCTGTTTGCAGCCTTATCAGGGCTCATGGGTGAGGGCCTGGCGCCACACCTGCCACAAATCACCACACTTATGCTGTTGTCACTGCGTTCCACTGAAGGCATTGTG CCTCAGTACGATGGAAGTGCCTCCTTCCTTTTGTTTGATGAGAGcgatggggaggaagaggaggagctcATGGAcaaggatgaggaagaggaggaggactcAGAGATCTCAGG GTACAGCGTGGAAAATGCCTTTTTCGATGAGAAGGAAGACACCTGTGCTGCTCTGGGGGAGATCTCCGTGAACACCAG TGTGGCCTTCCTTCCCTACATGGAGACTGTCTTTGAAGAAGTGTTCAAGCTGCTAGAG TGCCCTCACCTGAACGTGCGGAAGGCAGCCCACGAGGCCCTGGGTCAGTTCTGCTGCGCACTGCACAAGGCCTGTCAGAGCTGCCCCTCAGAACCCAACACtgcag CTCTGCAGACTGCCCTCGCCCGGGTGGTGCCGTCCTACATGCAGGCAGTGAATGTGGAGCGGGAGCGCCAGGTGGTGATGGCCGTGTTGGAGGCGCTGACGGGGGTGCTGCGCGGCTGCGGGCCCCTCGCGTTGCAGCCCCCTGGGCGTCTTGCTGAGCTCTGCAACATGCTCAAGGCGGTGCTGCAAAGGAAG ATAGCTTGTCAGGACACCGacgaggaggaagaagaggaggaccAG GCTGAGTATGATGCCATGTTGCTGGAGCACGCGGGAGAGGCCATCCCAGCCCTGGCAGCTGCAGCCGGGGGAGATGCCTTCGCCCCCTTCTTTGCTGGCTTCTTGCCACTGCTGCTGTGCAAGACG aAGCAAGGCTGCACAGTGGCAGAGAAGTCTTTTGCAGTGGGGACCCTGGCGGAGTCTATTCAGGGCCTGGGCGGCGCCTCAGCTCAGTTTGTGTCTCGGCTGCTCCCTGTGCTGTTGAGCACGGCCCGGGAGGCAGACCCTGAGGTGCGGAGCAATGCCATCTTTGGGCTGGGGGTGCTGGCAGAACATGGGGGCCGCCCCACTCAGGA ACACTTCCCCAAGCTGCTGGGGCTTCTGTTGCCCCTCCTGGCACGGGAGCGCCATGATCGCGTCCGTGACAACATCTGTGGGGCACTTGCCCGCCTGCTGATGGCCAGTCCCACAAGGAAACCGGAGCCCCAG GTGCTGGCTGCCCTGCTGCATGCCCTGCCACTGAAGGAGGACTTGGAGGAATGGGTCACCATAGGGCACCTCTTCAGCTTCCTGTACCAGAGCAGCCCTGAccag GTTGTAGATGTGGCTCCTGAGCTCCTGCGCATCTGCAGCCTCATTCTGGCCGACAATAAGATCCCACCAG ATACCAAGGCCGCATTGCTGCTGCTCCTGACATTCTTGGCCAGACAGCACACCGACAGCTTCCACTCAGCACTGGGCTCATTGCCTGGTGACAAAGCTCAGGAGCTCCAGGCCGTCCTGGGCCTCACCTAG
- the TM9SF1 gene encoding transmembrane 9 superfamily member 1, which yields MTVLGHPRSWSYQWLSLLLLLLGTGHEPGVEGVTHYKAGDPVILYVNKVGPYHNPQETYHYYQLPVCCPEKIRHKSLSLGEVLDGDRMAESLYEIRFRENVEKRILCHMQLSSAQVEQLRQAIEELYYFEFVVDDLPIRGFVGYMEESGFLPHSHKIGLWTHLDFHLEFHGDRIIFANVSVRDVKPHSLDGLRPDEFLGLTHTYSVRWSETSVERRSDRRRGDDSGFFPRTLEIHWLSIINSMVLVFLLVGFVAVILMRVLRNDLARYNLDEETTSAGSGDDFDQGDNGWKIIHTDVFRFPPYRGLLCAVLGVGAQFLALGTGIIVMALLGMFNVHRHGAINSAAILLYALTCCISGYVSSHFYRQIGGERWVWNIILTTSLFSVPFFLTWSVVNSVHWANGSTQALPATTILLLLTVWLLVGFPLTVIGGIFGKNNASSFDAPCRTKNIAREIPPQPWYKSTLIHMTVGGFLPFSAISVELYYIFATVWGREQYTLYGILFFVFAILLSVGACISIALTYFQLSGEDYRWWWRSVLSVGSTGLFIFLYSVFYYARRSNMSGAVQTVEFFGYSLLTGYVFFLMLGTISFFSSLKFIRYIYVNLKMD from the exons ATGACAGTCCTAGGGCACCCGCGGAGTTGGAGCTACCAGTGGTTGTcacttctgctgctgctgctgggcacAGGCCATGAGCCTGGGGTGGAAGGTGTGACACACTACAAGGCCGGTGACCCCGTCATTCTATATGTCAACAAAGTGGGACCCTACCACAACCCTCAGGAGACTTACCACTACTATCAGCTTCCGGTCTGCTGCCCTGAGAAGATACGACACAAAAGCCTTAGCCTGGGTGAAGTGTTGGATGGGGACCGAATGGCTGAGTCTTTGTACGAGATACGTTTTCGGGAGAATGTGGAGAAGAGAATCCTGTGCCACATGCAGCTCAGTTCTGCACAG GTGGAGCAACTGCGCCAGGCCATTGAGGAACTGTATTACTTTGAATTTGTAGTGGATGATTTGCCAATCCGTGGCTTTGTGGGCTACATGGAGGAGAGTGGCTTCCTGCCTCACAGCCACAAGATAGGGCTTTGGACCCATCTGGACTTCCACCTAGAATTCCACGGAGACCGAATTATATTTGCCAATGTCTCTGTGCGGGACGTCAAGCCCCACAGCTTAGATGGGTTACGACCTGATGAGTTCTTAGGCCTCACCCACACTTACAGCGTGCGCTGGTCTGAGACTTCAGTGGAACGTCGGAGTGACAGGCGCCGTGGCGATGACAGTGGTTTCTTTCCCCGAACACTGGAAATCCATTGGTTGTCCATCATCAATTCCATGGTGCTTGTGTTTTTACTGGTGGGTTTTGTGGCTGTCATTCTCATGCGTGTGCTTCGAAACGACCTGGCTCGATACAACTTGGATGAGGAGACTACCTCTGCAGGTTCTGGTGATGACTTTGATCAAGGTGACAATGGCTGGAAAATTATCCATACAGATGTCTTCCGCTTCCCTCCATACCGTGgtctgctctgtgctgtgcttGGTGTGGGTGCCCAGTTCCTGGCCCTTGGCACTG GCATTATTGTCATGGCGCTGCTGGGCATGTTCAATGTGCACCGTCATGGGGCCATTAACTCGGCAGCCATCTTGTTGTATGCCCTGACCTGCTGCATCTCTGGCTACGTGTCCAGCCACTTCTACCGGCAGATTGGAGGCGAGCGTTGGGTGTGGAACATCATTCTCACCACCAGCCTCTTCTCTG TGCCTTTCTTCCTGACGTGGAGTGTGGTGAACTCAGTGCACTGGGCTAATGGTTCGACACAGGCTCTGCCAGCCACCACCATCCTGCTGCTTCTGACGGTTTGGCTGCTGGTGGGCTTCCCCCTTACTGTCATTGGAGGCATCTTCGGGAAGAACAACGCTAGCTCCTTTGATGCACCTTGTCGCACCAAGAACATCGCCCGGGAAATCCCGCCCCAGCCCTGGTACAAGTCTACGCTCATCCACATGACGGTTGGAGGCTTCCTGCCTTTCAG TGCCATCTCTGTGGAGCTGTACTACATCTTTGCCACAGTATGGGGTCGGGAACAGTACACTTTGTATGGCATCCTCTTCTTTGTCTTCGCCATCCTGCTGAGTGTGGGGGCTTGCATCTCCATTGCGCTCACCTACTTCCAGTTGTCTGGGGAGGATTACCGCTGGTGGTGGCGATCTGTGCTGAGTGTTGGCTCCACTGGGCTCTTCATCTTCCTCTACTCGGTTTTCTACTATGCTCGGCGCTCCAACATGTCAGGGGCAGTACAGACAGTAGAGTTTTTTGGCTACTCCTTACTCACTGGTTATGTCTTCTTCCTCATGCTAGGCaccatctcctttttttcttccctaaagtTCATCCGTTATATCTATGTTAACCTCAAGATGGACTAA
- the TSSK4 gene encoding testis-specific serine/threonine-protein kinase 4, with protein MRKGDTLEVAPPTSAYRSVMEEYGYEVGKVIGNGSYGTVYEAYYTKQKIMVAVKIISKKKASEDYLNKFLPREIQVMKVLRHKYLINFYQAIETTSRVYIILELAQGGDVLEWIQHYGACSEPHAGKWFSQMTLGIAYLHSKGIVHRLTPSLSAAGRDLKLENLLLDKWENVKISDFGFAKMVPSNQTVHGSSSYRHMNCFTHLSRTYCGSFAYACPEILLGLPYNPFLSDTWSMGVILYTLVVARLPFDDTNLLKLLKETQKEVTFPPNYSISQECKNLVFQTLCQATKRATILDIIKDPWVLKFQPEQPTHEIRLLEAMCQPPSTTNRHQSLEINT; from the exons ATGCGGAAGGGAGACACCCTGGAGGTAGCACCACCCACCTCAGCCTACCGCTCTGTCATGGAGGAGTATGGTTACGAGGTGGGCAAGGTCATTGGCAATGGCTCCTATGGGACGGTTTATGAGGCTTACTACACAAAGCAGAAGATCATGGTGGCTGTCAAGATCATCTCAAAGAAGAAGGCCTCTGAGGACTACCTTAACAAGTTCCTGCCCCGTGAGATACAG GTAATGAAGGTCCTGCGGCACAAGTACCTCATCAACTTCTATCAGGCCATCGAAACCACATCCCGAGTATACATCATTCTGGAGCTGGCTCAGGGTGGTGACGTCCTTGAATGGATCCAGCACTATGGGGCTTGCTCTGAGCCCCATGCTGGCAAGTGGTTCTCCCAGATGACCCTGGGCATCGCCTACCTGCACAGCAAGGGCATCGTGCACCG CCTGACCCCCAGCCTTTCTGCTGCTGGTAGGGACTTAAAGTTGGAGAACCTGTTGCTGGACAAGTGGGAGAACGTGAAGATATCGGACTTTGGCTTCGCCAAGATGGTGCCTTCTAACCAGACTGTGCATGGTAGCTCTTCTTACCGCCATATGAACTGCTTTACCCACCTCAGCCGGACCTACTGTGGCAGCTTTGCTTATGCCTGCCCGGAGATCTTGCTGGGCTTGCCCTACAACCCTTTCCTGTCTGACACCTGGAGCATGGGCGTCATCCTCTACACTCTAGTGGTGGCCCGGCTGCCCTTTGATGACACCAATCTCTTAAAGCTGCTGAAAGAGACTCAAAAGGAGGTCACTTTTCCACCTAACTACTCCATCTCCCAGGAGTGCAAG AACCTGGTCTTCCAGACGCTATGCCAAGCCACCAAGCGTGCCACCATCCTGGACATCATCAAGGATCCTTGGGTGCTCAAGTTCCAGCCTGAGCAACCCACCCATGAGATCAGGCTGCTTGAGGCCATGTGCCAACCCCCCAGCACCACTAATCGGCACCAGTCCTTGGAAATCAATACCTAA